Proteins encoded together in one Megalops cyprinoides isolate fMegCyp1 chromosome 20, fMegCyp1.pri, whole genome shotgun sequence window:
- the samd7 gene encoding sterile alpha motif domain-containing protein 7 gives MTPREHLRKMTALGEQGPLDEKHWYRLVNGMSAGELRQRQELLMRNQMAMAPQLLAQGQQRLQGVPAQFEPRFMDRELVAPSEMVPTDARQIHMGPHLGPPLPPHSNVMPTRGFPGGGYGFLPSEPMETVARRQEMLHKQSIARMEMNAILHQKELESAHQKGLMGIESPVMFQGIPPNGMVFRGRQRLPEGHLPSDVFVHRTTLEDLQANSLLMSASPYPPISTLQRERGRRASRRVTNHKSADSNAPGSKGQSEDKSVEQSPGASGEEKEVEGKGESGSETASKPDLTKMDADLPSGSSKPYKDCESGLRKNGIISQDGCADGTSLSAGAGDKDMPNPCSTFHDKFLYPSSSAQLSNMPYMFPVPGSGLLPPGPNSVFLNGEDMSSVEDIRKWTVEDVYNFVNNIPSCSEYAQTFKDHMIDGETLPLLTEEHLLDTLSMKLGPALKVRSQVSRRMGSMFYMMNLPLAAAALQTNPEKAGDRSSEVSSPLNCNSVELLGSPCTRDMESAKPPEQAPMMDNPTPQSTVETA, from the exons ATGACCCCCCGGGAGCACCTGAGGAAGATGACTGCTTTGGGGGAGCAGGGACCTCTCGATGAGAAGCACTGGTACCGCCTGGTCAACGGGATGTCTGCGGGGG AGCTGCGGCAGAGGCAGGAGCTGCTGATGAGGAATCAGATGGCCATGGCCCCCCAGCTCCTGGCCCAGGGTCAGCAGCGCCTGCAGGGCGTCCCGGCCCAGTTTGAGCCTCGCTTCATGGACCG GGAGCTGGTGGCCCCCTCTGAGATGGTGCCCACTGATGCCCGGCAGATCCACATGGGGCCCCACCTTggcccgcccctgcccccccactcCAATGTAATGCCCACCAGAGGATTCCCTGGGGGAG GATATGGTTTCCTGCCCTCAGAACCCATGGAGACGGTTGCCCGGAGACAGGAGATGCTTCACAAGCAGAGCATAGCCAG AATGGAGATGAACGCAATACTGCAccagaaggagctggagagtGCCCATCAGAAGGGGCTTATGGGTATTGAGTCCCCCGTGATGTTCCAGGGGATCCCCCCAAACGGCATGGTTTTCAGAGGGCGCCAGCGGCTCCCCGAAGGGCACCTCCCCAGCGATGTCTTCGTCCACCGCACCACGCTGGAGGACCTGCAGGCCAACAGCCTCCTCATGTCTGCCAGCCCCTACCCACCAATCAGCacgctgcagagggagaggggacgGCGGGCCAGCAGGAGGGTGACCAATCACAAGAGCGCAGACAGCAACGCCCCCGGTTCCAAGGGCCAATCGGAAGACAAGAGCGTGGAGCAGAGCCCGGGGGCTTcgggagaggaaaaggaggtgGAAGGGAAAGGCGAGTCAGGCAGCGAGACCGCGAGTAAACCAGACCTGACGAAAATGGACGCCGACCTGCCGTCCGGCAGCAGCAAGCCCTACAAGGACTGCGAGTCGGGACTGCGCAAGAATGGCATCATCAGCCAGGATGGATGTGCTGATGGCACGAGCCTCTCTGCGGGCGCCGGGGACAAAGACATGCCCAACCCCTGCTCAACTTTCCACGACAAGTTTCTCTACCCCTCCTCTTCTGCCCAGCTCTCCAACATGCCTTACATGTTCCCGGTTCCAGGCAGCGGACTCCTGCCTCCTG GGCCCAACAGTGTTTTTCTCAATGGCGAAGACATGTCGTCTGTTGAGGACATTCGGAAGTGGACAGTGGAGGACGtctacaacttcgtcaacaaCATCCCCAGCTGCTCCGAGTACGCTCAG ACGTTCAAGGATCACATGATCGACGGGGAGACTCTGCCCCTTCTCACAGAGGAGCACCTCCTGGACACGCTCAGCATGAAGCTGGGCCCAGCGCTCAAGGTCCGATCCCAG GTGTCCCGGCGAATGGGCAGCATGTTCTACATGATGAACCTGCCGCTCGCCGCCGCCGCCCTGCAGACCAACCCGGAGAAGGCGGGCGACCGCTCGTCGGAGGTCAGCTCCCCCCTCAACTGCAACAGCGTGGAGCTGCTGGGGAGCCCGTGCACCAGGGATATGGAGAGCGCCAAGCCCCCTGAGCAGGCGCCCATGATGGACAACCCCACCCCGCAGTCCACGGTGGAAACCGCCTGA